A stretch of Oncorhynchus gorbuscha isolate QuinsamMale2020 ecotype Even-year linkage group LG24, OgorEven_v1.0, whole genome shotgun sequence DNA encodes these proteins:
- the lg24h18orf21 gene encoding UPF0711 protein C18orf21 homolog has translation MAFTDPTGSSHKFLKAASLLYHDICPEQSRFLMGRHQRMKAPAKFQPIPEEELCPFCFQWRRPDNHRMRLHPKRHASVRVQSVLRREGKGKRLSLAQMDILRRFRGSSSALVVTCHTCNSTSKHNGVNRNFIATLSKSHCTPWSAGKHKTPQSTNRTNTMGIPKSASKHKTPQSTNRTNASKDKTPCSTPRSTSKTPGSSSASKLASVKKFAFSRLKRFLMLEDNQKTKTKGGLKDFLSSL, from the exons ATGGCTTTTACAGACCCCACAGGCTCAAGTCACAAGTTTTTAAAGGCTGCATCGCTACTGTATCACGACATTTGTCCGGAGCAGTCACGTTTTCTCAT GGGGAGACACCAGAGAATGAAAG cTCCAGCCAAGTTCCAGCCCATCCCTGAAGAAGAGCTCTGTCCCTTCTGTTTCCAGTGGCGTCGCCCAGACAACCACCGCATGCGGCTGCATCCCAAGCGGCATGCATCGGTGAGGGTGCAGAGCGTGTTGCGGAGGGAGGGCAAGGGCAAGAGGCTCAGCCTGGCTCAGATGGACATCTTACGGAGGTTCCGGGGCTCCTCATCAGCTCTG GTGGTTACATGCCACACCTGTAACAGCACGTCCAAGCATAACGGCGTCAACAGGAACTTCATAGCCACTCTCTCCAAGAGCCACTGCACCCCCTGGAGCGCAGGCAAACACAAGACTCCCCAGTCCACCAACAGAACCAACACCATGGGCATCCCAAAGTCTGCCTCCAAACACAAGACTCCCCAGTCCACCAACAGAACCAACGCCTCCAAAGACAAGACGCCCTGCAGTACGCCAAG GTCAACCTCTAAGACCCCCGGTTCCTCCTCGGCCTCAAAGCTCGCAAGTGTGAAGAAGTTTGCCTTCTCCCGCCTCAAGAGGTTCCTCATGCTGGAGGACAACCAAAAGACCAAGACCAAGGGAGGACTCAAagacttcctctcctccctctga